Genomic segment of Acidimicrobiales bacterium:
CGGCAACCTCGGCGCCGCCGGGATCGAGGCATCCCTTTTCGTAGTGGGGCTGGTCTGGCAGTTCTCCACCCGCCGGTACCAGGCCTTTGCCTATTGGTTCCTGGCCTATGCCATCGCGGTCTTCGGAACCGGTGTCTCCGACTTCCTCCATCTCGACGTCCACATCCCCTACGGAGGAACCGCCGTTCTCTGGGCGATCGTCCTGGCGGCGGTCTTTCTGGTCTGGCAGCGCAGCGAGGGCACGCTGTCGATCCACAGCGTCGTCACCCAGCGCCGGGAGGCGTTCTACTGGGCCACCGTCTTCGCCACCTTTGCCCTCGGTACCGCCCTGGGTGACTACACCGCCGCCTCCCTCAGCATGGGCTATCTGGCCTCGGGAGTCCTCTTCGGCGTCGTCATCCTCCTTCCGGCCGGAGCGTGGAAGGGCCTCGGATTGAACAGCGTCGCCGCCTTCTGGATGTCCTACGTGGTCACGCGGCCTCTGGGGGCATCCTTCGCCGACTACATCAACAAGCCCCGCACCCTCAGCGGCATCGGCTACAGCCCCGGCCTCACCGCCTTCGGCTTTGCCCTGGCCGTCCTGGCCTTTGTCGCGTACCTCGCTGCGGCCCGTCCGGACATCCAGCGTCCGCAGGAGGTCGGCGCGGCCGGCCGGCCCTGATGCAGACCGTGACGACCCGGCTCATTCCTTAGCTCGGGTCGAAGCGGAGGGGGAGGCGGGCCGGACCCCAGATCCCGACGTTGTCGGGCTTCCACTCCACCGGGCCCGCCAAGGACAGATTCGGCATCCGCGTGGCCAGGATGGGCAGGGCCTCCTGGAGCTCCGCCCGGGCCAGCGAGGCGCCCAGGCAGTAGTGCAGGCCCGACCCGAAGGTCATCTGTTGGGCCTTGGTGGTCCGGGCTAGGTCCAGCCGGTCGGGCCCGTCCCAGACCTGGGGGTCGAAGTTGGCGCCGACCATCGACAGACCGACCATGGTCCCGGCGGGGAAGAGGACGTCGCGGTAGACGATGTCCTCAGAGGCGAACCGGGACGTCCCCCGGACCGCCCCGAGGAACCGCATGGTTTCCTCCACCGAGGTAGCGGCCAGACCGGGCTGTTGGGCCAGCGCCCGCCACTGGTCGGGCCGGTCGGCCAGTAGGGCCACGCTGCAGGCCAGCTGGTTGCGGGTGGTATCGGTGCCGGCCATCAATACCGCCTCGGCCAGCATGACCAGCTCCTCGCCGGAAAGGCGGTCGCCACCTTCTTCGACCGCGATCAGGTCGGACAGAAGATCGTCAGCGGGCTGCGCCCGGCGCATCTCGATCAGGTCCCCGACGTAGGCGTCCAGCTCCGCCGACGCCTTCTTGATCGTGGCCAGGTCCTCGACGAAGTTGCCGTTGAAGACCCGGAAGATATCGGTGGCCCAAGCGGAGAACAGCTTCCAGTCCTCCCGCGGCGCACCCAACAGCTGGCAGATGATCGGTATGGGGTAGGCCTCGCACAGGTCGGCCACCAGCTCGCAGTGGCCCCGGGCGGCGAAGCCGTCGACCAGCTCGGTCACCACCTCCCTCATGAACGGCCGCATCCGGTCGGCCGATCGGGGCGTGAAGGCGGGGGCCACCAGCCGGCGCAGCCTGGCGTGCTCCTCCCCCTCCAGAGCCAGGATCGACCGCCGCCGGCTCTGGAAGTACTCGTCGTCCTCCAGACCGGACATCTCGGCCAGCATCGAGAACGCCGAATGGAACCGTCGGTCGCGGAGAATCGCCGCTACGTCCTCGTACGTGGTGACGACGAAGCCCATCGGGTTCCGAGCCAGCCAGTGCCGGTCCCTGGCCGCGGCGATCTCGGCTCGGGCCTGGTCCCGGCCGCTGGGCTCCATCATGTCCAGCTCCGGCAGCTCCAGCTCGTAGACCGACGTCGCCATCTCCCCACCTCCAGGCTCGGGGCAATTCTGCCCTGGTCGGCCCGGTCACGGCGGACCCAGGGCCGCACCGGTCCTTCAGCTGAGTGCGGTCCAGGTCGGGGTCACGCCCCGGGTCGGCGACAGGTCGACGATTACGGCGCCGGGCCGGCCGTCGTGGGAGCACGCCGTGTCGCCCGCGTAGACGACGGGCACCGGCTCGGCTTGGACCTGGCGGTACCTGCCCAGGTGGCCGAGGGCCACATAGTCCCAGTCGACGTCGGCGAGATCGCTCGGGTAGATGGGCGAGCCACGGTTCGTCGGATGGTCACTGTCGACGACGAGCCCGTGGCCCATCACGATGCACCATCCCACGTCGGGCCGGGCCGGAAGGTCGGCGATCGGACGGAACGAGGACGTGTGGTCGCGCACCGGCCGACCGAAGAAGGCGGCATCGAGATCCGCCAGCACGACCAGCTCACCATCGGCTTCGTCGAGCACGTGCACGTTCGGACAACCCTGCTCGAAGTCGAACCGGAGAAAGGGGGACTCGTCCTCGTACCAGTCGTGGTTGCCCGGCAGGACCACGACCGGGCAAGGGGCCCGAGTCAGCTGCCCCGCCGTCCAATCGAGAATCTCATCGCCAGCTCGCGGGGTGTCGAACAGGTCGCCGGCGATCAGCAAGGCGTCCACCCGCGTCGACGCAGCCAGGTCGATCAGGGCGGCGAAGGCGTCCTCTTTGCCGGTCGGACCGGGCCCGGAGCCGAGATGG
This window contains:
- a CDS encoding cytochrome P450, with protein sequence MATSVYELELPELDMMEPSGRDQARAEIAAARDRHWLARNPMGFVVTTYEDVAAILRDRRFHSAFSMLAEMSGLEDDEYFQSRRRSILALEGEEHARLRRLVAPAFTPRSADRMRPFMREVVTELVDGFAARGHCELVADLCEAYPIPIICQLLGAPREDWKLFSAWATDIFRVFNGNFVEDLATIKKASAELDAYVGDLIEMRRAQPADDLLSDLIAVEEGGDRLSGEELVMLAEAVLMAGTDTTRNQLACSVALLADRPDQWRALAQQPGLAATSVEETMRFLGAVRGTSRFASEDIVYRDVLFPAGTMVGLSMVGANFDPQVWDGPDRLDLARTTKAQQMTFGSGLHYCLGASLARAELQEALPILATRMPNLSLAGPVEWKPDNVGIWGPARLPLRFDPS
- a CDS encoding DNA repair exonuclease; translated protein: MRRPSRDLRLLHASDCHLGSGPGPTGKEDAFAALIDLAASTRVDALLIAGDLFDTPRAGDEILDWTAGQLTRAPCPVVVLPGNHDWYEDESPFLRFDFEQGCPNVHVLDEADGELVVLADLDAAFFGRPVRDHTSSFRPIADLPARPDVGWCIVMGHGLVVDSDHPTNRGSPIYPSDLADVDWDYVALGHLGRYRQVQAEPVPVVYAGDTACSHDGRPGAVIVDLSPTRGVTPTWTALS